From a region of the Citricoccus muralis genome:
- the mltG gene encoding endolytic transglycosylase MltG, giving the protein MADLTPDDPTPDDPRDPQSPLTRRELRRREEEHRSEHEASLGEDRREYPGQPDDGNEGHDGGDGQGQDRGAADDDAVVVGTDSSGTPVIVRPAGRKGYQTVIVNRDRSLDAEKQAKKAARRKRRRRRNIALTAAFAAFVVLVAGLSFALKAILPDPVAEDYPGPGGAEVVFSVNEGEGAIAIGNRLVEEDIVASSAAFIEAVNQSRSENTIQPGDYPLQKQMKAADAAAILQRDGEGQVHYVAVNRGMRLGEAMNAVSESTGISVQDLEAAAADPTDFGLPAEAPSLEGYLAPGEYRFPVDAEPAEIFAMMIEPTMAELEEQGITDESEQFRTVTIASILEAEALTDDYPIVAGIIENRLNPSNEETGGYLQIDATVIYGLGQRQLQFSEEDKRDASNEYNTYAHRGLPPGPIGAPSTQALDAAAHPEDSDYYYWVTTNIETGETKFAEDYAQHRIYQQEYRDYCADNAEICG; this is encoded by the coding sequence GTGGCCGATCTGACTCCTGACGATCCGACTCCTGACGACCCCCGGGACCCTCAGTCCCCGCTGACCCGGCGCGAACTGCGCCGCCGCGAGGAGGAGCACCGGTCGGAGCACGAGGCCAGCCTGGGCGAAGACCGCCGCGAATACCCCGGACAGCCCGATGATGGCAACGAGGGTCACGACGGCGGAGACGGTCAGGGCCAGGACCGCGGCGCGGCGGATGACGACGCCGTTGTCGTGGGTACCGACAGTTCAGGCACCCCTGTCATCGTCCGCCCGGCCGGCCGCAAGGGATACCAGACCGTCATCGTCAACCGGGACCGCTCCCTGGATGCCGAGAAGCAGGCGAAGAAGGCGGCGCGCCGGAAGCGGCGCCGCCGCCGCAACATCGCTCTGACCGCGGCCTTCGCCGCATTCGTGGTGCTGGTGGCGGGCCTGTCCTTCGCGCTGAAGGCCATCCTGCCGGATCCGGTGGCCGAGGACTACCCGGGCCCTGGCGGTGCGGAGGTGGTGTTCTCCGTCAACGAGGGTGAGGGCGCCATCGCCATCGGGAACCGCCTCGTGGAGGAGGACATCGTGGCCAGCAGCGCCGCCTTCATCGAGGCCGTCAACCAGTCGCGATCGGAGAACACGATCCAGCCGGGCGACTATCCACTGCAGAAGCAGATGAAGGCCGCGGACGCCGCGGCCATCCTCCAACGCGACGGTGAGGGCCAGGTCCACTACGTCGCGGTGAACCGCGGCATGCGCTTGGGCGAGGCCATGAACGCCGTCAGCGAGTCCACGGGCATCTCCGTCCAGGACCTGGAGGCGGCCGCGGCGGACCCCACTGACTTCGGGCTTCCCGCCGAGGCCCCCAGCCTGGAGGGCTACCTGGCTCCGGGGGAGTACCGCTTCCCGGTGGACGCCGAACCGGCCGAGATCTTCGCCATGATGATCGAGCCGACCATGGCCGAGCTCGAGGAACAGGGGATCACGGACGAGTCCGAGCAGTTCCGCACCGTCACGATCGCCTCCATCCTGGAGGCCGAGGCGCTGACGGACGACTACCCGATCGTCGCCGGCATCATCGAGAACCGCCTCAATCCATCCAACGAGGAGACCGGCGGCTACCTGCAGATCGATGCCACGGTGATCTACGGACTCGGCCAGCGCCAGTTGCAGTTCTCCGAGGAGGACAAGCGGGATGCCTCCAATGAGTACAACACCTATGCCCACCGCGGTCTGCCCCCCGGGCCCATCGGTGCCCCGTCCACCCAGGCCCTCGACGCGGCGGCCCATCCGGAGGACAGCGACTACTACTACTGGGTGACCACCAACATCGAGACCGGCGAGACGAAGTTCGCAGAGGACTATGCGCAGCACCGCATCTATCAGCAGGAATACCGCGACTACTGCGCCGACAATGCGGAGATCTGTGGTTAG
- the ruvX gene encoding Holliday junction resolvase RuvX, translating into MSGALQRGVRLGVDVGKARVGLAASDPDGILATPVKTLRRDLKKGFDRRLIVREALERAAVVVYVGYPVNMQGRSTESTEDAHRYAQDLAAELLAAGSPARVQLVDERLSTVTAHRQLHEAGRGSRTHREVVDQVAAVQILEQALNMQQSLQRDAGRPVLVPAPEGPEGEDGTRGRSDS; encoded by the coding sequence GTGAGTGGTGCACTGCAACGCGGGGTCCGCCTCGGGGTCGACGTCGGCAAGGCCCGCGTCGGCCTCGCCGCCTCTGACCCGGACGGGATCCTCGCCACCCCGGTGAAGACGCTCCGGCGGGACCTCAAGAAGGGTTTCGACCGGCGGCTGATCGTCCGGGAGGCCCTGGAGCGGGCGGCCGTGGTGGTCTACGTCGGGTATCCGGTGAACATGCAGGGCCGCTCCACGGAATCCACGGAGGATGCCCACCGCTATGCCCAGGACCTGGCAGCGGAGCTGCTCGCGGCCGGAAGCCCGGCACGAGTGCAGCTCGTGGATGAACGCCTCAGCACCGTCACGGCCCACCGGCAACTGCATGAGGCCGGCCGGGGGAGCCGGACCCACCGCGAGGTCGTGGACCAGGTGGCGGCCGTGCAGATCCTCGAGCAGGCGTTGAATATGCAACAATCACTCCAGCGGGATGCAGGACGCCCCGTGCTAGTTCCTGCGCCAGAAGGACCAGAGGGAGAGGACGGAACACGTGGCCGATCTGACTCCTGA